The Raphanus sativus cultivar WK10039 chromosome 2, ASM80110v3, whole genome shotgun sequence DNA segment tccgaacccgaaccgaacttgtagatttactagaatgggacatagaaggtgttacaaaatagaaccgaaatccgaaaaaccaaaccgaacccgaatgggtacccgaacgcccaggcctacaTTGCAGAAGAGGGGGACTCGGGTAAAACAAATTAAGCCCTAAACGGAGGTAACTTCTAAGCATATATGTGATTTCACTTGTGAGATTTACGAGTTGTTTGATCATATCGAGGTAATATTAAAGTGTTATCAGGATACtagatattttatttgtaaattccAGCTGCAGATcgtgattttaatatttaagattaAAATATTCTCTTGGAACTTTTTTTGTAGAACTTTTATATTGAGGTCAAATTTCTTCAAATACTGCCTTTAACAAAGTCTACCCGAATTTTTCCCTAGTGCCAACAAAGAATAATATTTACGCGAATAGATAAAAATTTACCTCAATGCCGAACatttaaaacgaaaattatTGAATTAAGAAGTAGCAAATATCTGTGAGGTTGACACGCGTCAGGGGGGCCATCTGTGTGCCTGCCGAAGACGAATATAAacttcaaattatataaaacaagttaagaaataaaataagttaaagACTTGTTTGAAGAAACGtagttaaattaataaaataaaaagtggGAAGTGCAACTTGTAAGAACCTTATTGGCACTATTGGGCATTATTTTAACACGTAGGGAGAATCTTACAGTTGTTCCACTGTTGCTATCTTTTTcatatttagttattaattagAGGTCCACCTTCTGTTATTTTCAATTACCAAACTTCTCATTTTTGGGGCTATGACTTCATTTCCTCTGTAGAAGAAATAGCCGCCtaaggaaaataataataagagagTAAAATAtgagtaatatataagatattataaGAGATACTAAAATTATCAGCATGTATCTATAATAAGAGATATATTATTGCTCCTAGtatataaaatccaaaatttgaCAAGAAAGAATTACAGCATGTATCTGTAAATGTTCCTTTTCATGCCCTAACGTTTGACGGTTCCATCtaattttttatcatttctttatatataaatcttcTAATATAAACCAATCTCTAATATGTACTTAATactaatctaaaatatttagctGATTAcgtctattttttcttcttttgacaCAACCACCTTCTGttcaaaataaacatttaaattcaGTAGAAAGGAAAATTATTCATCGCATACAAATTCGCGAACTTATGTTTCCACTCGTAAAAAAATAATGTACTGTATAAAAATTTGTTTAGGTCAAATCCAGTATCAGTATAgcttgaatgttttttttttggtaaacatgtTAAAATAGCTCGAATGTTTTCTTTGTACAGATAAATATTTGTTAACGACAACGCCTTCGTTAGGTTGATGCGTTCATGGAAAGCCAGCAACCAGAAatattgattatataaaaaattaatgcGTGAATGAAAGTGAATGTACGTTGAAAGATGGTACATATAATCGGTACCTTCATTTTAAAAGCTGTTAacaaaaaatttgaattaatcTAAAGTATAGAAAGGAACTCGATACTAcctatattaatttttattattaatatattttgttgtttggGTGCGGAATGTGGGTTGCCTCTAAAAAAACTTTTGGAAGTGGAGTTTTGAATCTCTCAATGgatttttatactatataaaaccTAATTGGCGCATCTAacaactataaaaaaatatatgattgtatattcaaaaaaaaaatatatgatttagaTGAAATTGAAAAGAAGATAACGAAGTTGCATTGgaccaaacaattttttttttgaagatggAGAGCCAATTTTATTGATCCTATCCAGAATAATTCGATATGTCTTTTCGACAGTCAATTTCATGCTCCTCAGAAAAATAAGTGTGAAATTTATGCGAGAATTgtcattataatttattaagtAAAGATGCctatgtaaaatatattctcCCATATCTTGGgtagaacaaaataaaatttatagtaattattaatttatatatattcagtgGTCCTAAGTGTATTCCAAACCCAATCAACCTTTAATTTTGACAAACGCAAATTTATTCTGATCCGGTTTTGagttattaataatttaatatatagtattatataGTAATTATATAGCAATATTTGTACCAATCAATGCGGGTGTgtttaaatacaaattttagGTTTCAAACCGAGACATCTCTCCAAAAATTTGGTAATCATAGTATATAGCCAAATTATTTCCAttcaactaaaatattaaatttaatatatatatataacctttattaattaataatatatatatatttatattaaaccTTTATCAATTAATAATCTAAATAAACACTTAAATTGTGTTTTTGAAGGTGCATTAGTTTCATATCACACACCAACTATGGACCAAATGTATTCATGAATCAGATCGAATGTCATGTTAGAGACTAAACACTCAACTAGAACTAGATACCTATGAGCCTAAGCTCccacatatttatttttgagaaaacttttccaaattttttatagtaattaaaattaaactagatatatatatattagctaGACTTTTTAAGTCTAATATCGAATATAGAATTTGGATTACCAATTTCTTTTAACACGGCTGATATCAaatctttttactttttttgaaGATCAAATCTagtctattaaaatagagtcctactTTTTATCTACCGtagaaagttttcatttatattttgagccctttcaaaaatatatagtttataactaaatatgattttagataagTGTAGATTAAGAAATATTCTccattcttttagaaatttttaagaTAACAATACCCTAAACATAATGAGTATATAGATATTACCTATAATCACAACATCAAAATCTTTCACGTAAAAAACATTCTAATAGctatatttactaattttaatactattaattaaataGCTATTGGATATAGAACatgttcatttaaaaatatttaccaaACACTTTTATCAAATCCACATTTTCGGAAAgctatatttttaactttacaacattaaaaatgtctatatatattttgtctaACTAATCTACTTTATTTAACTAAGTGTTTGACtagaaatgatttttattttaggttGTTGTTTTTGATCTTGTCTATAAAGAATTTTGGTcgttaaaactataaaatattattttaaatataaaagaatactaataataaaaattataagaacagtaaataatattattattttttacaataaataGAAAGTTATGcaaaaaataaagaacaaatatatataatatggacCTAAAGTGATATAATATGGATCTCAAAATAATAAGAGAAACATAAAATgattaatttatcaaatgaatttatgaaaaattaatataaactagaaTAAGTATTTTAGTTCCTGTGGGAGagaaaaaatatatgttgatactaaaaaagtaaaattaatttttattctcaaaaccatataaataaaattttagacaaataaatgaaaaagagaaATAGAAATGGCTTTGACAACaaccattaaaattatttaaaaaaaactgattagTAAAATAGATTTTAGAAAACTGTTTAATCTCATAAAGTCTCAATATTCCTAAGTTCAGTCAGATcctaaatttattataaaattacatagttaacacaaaataaaacacacaaaaaattaaattattctattcagaaataaataaatttttctCTGAAGTTATAAGATatcataaaaccaaaaataaaatttaaaacatacactataaatattaataaaataatttcgcACATCTGCACGGGTTTGAATCTAGTATCTTCTTATTCTGTTATCATTTGGTTGAACTTGTTTTAAATGAGATATGAATGTTTGAATTGCTCAAATTAGATACACGTTTATGAATCGTCTTCCgctattttctttctttatcatCAATGTTATTAACTCTGATCTCTCAATAAGGTAGAAGGTTTTGTAATAGTACAAAATAATCATCGTTAAAAACAGTATGTTGATGTAACATAACCCATATGTATGCAAAATATctgtgtaaataaaaatattcacaaaTGAATCAGTCATCTAGTATAAATTAAATCCGTACGTGTAATATAAACTGTTCTATAAGTTGGATCCAACTATGAACACACAGAAATTGGCTTGCATATATGCATGGTTTAACAGATCAGTAAGTTGGGGTTCAAAAgtgaattaataatataattgatttCCGTGTGATCTTTATACTTTTGTGtgcaaaatattttctaatagtttttcaaaaataaatatatctatgTATAAAATGTCGACGATTTACATTTATGTATGCATACAATATGCATGGCGTAACAGGATCCATTAcagtttcataaaaaaaaaaaacaggatcCATCAGGGCTTTATAATGAATTAATGATACTAAAACCGATTTCCTTGCGCTCTTACTATATTTGTGAATAATCTTTTTAAATGTTTCCACAACTGAAGAAGAATAAAGACAAGGTCTACGCAAGTGGGAATTTAATTAAGATTAATTcttataatatttgttattgAAATAAGAATTTTGGACTTTTGCAACTTTTGCAATTATGGCCATTGGATAATTAAAAAATGCGCACTCCTATCCATTTTGAGAATAATCAAAAGAAAAGGCATTGTCTATATCAAGACTCATCCCTCTTGCACCTGAAGACTTTGGATGAATATATAGAGATTCCACACAAAACCCCAAAAAAATAGAACACTTTGGATTTCATTTCCATCGTTGCTCTTCCGATTTTTTGTTCAATCATATATTTTTCCCTATCGTTCAATATATCATATTGAACGTGCAACAAGATCATAGGTTTCTGATGCAAAAGTGGCTATCCAGGTCTCTCTTGTTTGGTCTTTGATGGATAACATCAATTTTGAATCCTCAAACGCTTCACAAGGAAGCCGACTACACTTGCAGCCGCAACCGCCCCAGCCGTTTAATTTACAAGACGTGAATATGAACCATTACAATCAATCATCTCCATGGACTAGCGAGACGTTCTCGGGCTATACTCCGTACGATTGCACTTCTAATCAATCTTTCTCCGTGCAATGCTCATCTTCAAAACCCTATCATGCCTTGTTTCCACCGTACCACCATCTATCTTCGGATCATCCATCAGTAGACCAATCCCAGTCGATGGTTCCTATGCAACTTCTTCAGAATCAATATTTGAAGccattttatcaaaaatcatgtGCTAATGATTTCGCCGCAACAAATACTTCATCATCCTCatattctctttcttttgatgCAAGTCAAGATCCACAGGTATTccacaaactttttttttttccgtttttTGTCACATGTCCATAAGCTTAATCAAGTTTTGGTCGGGAAAAAAGGTATTTGGAAAACTTTTTTCAGAACATTTTTGTAACAATGATGTTTCTACTTGATATGGTTTTTAGGAATTATGCAGGAGGACTTATAGTACTTCTAATGTAACACAACTTGATTTCTCATCATCACATCACCAAGCTAAGCAAACACATCCAAGactttcttctccttccttctcAACCCATGGAGGCTCCATGGCTCCTAATTGTGGGACGGTTGGGAACAAGACAAGGATAAGGTGGACTCAAGATCTTCATGAGAAGTTCGTGGAATGCGTAAATCGACTTGGTGGTGCTGATAGTAAGTTAACGAGACTTCGActttagaatttagaatttagaggAATTAAAACAATTAGTTGTCAATCACTTGATCTAGTCACTTTGCTTTAGCATGCATAAAGTAATTGATTAGATAGCATTTAATTAGATGTAATAGTTATGATTTCATTAGATCAAAAGAATCTTATGCACTATCATATAACACCATATGTGTGGATTGATATCTTTGTTTTgaagcaaatatatatatgcgCATTATATGGAAAAAAAGAATTGATATATGCTTTAAAGATAAAAGTGCCATTTTTTTGGCGGGTCACTAAAAAGTGTAATTGGTGGAAAACTATGCAGAGGCAACGCCCAAAGCGATACTGAAGCTGATGGATTCTGAAGGACTCACAATATTTCATGTTAAAAGCCACTTACAGGTTAATACTTTACTTCTTCTCTCTTtacatattttcttaaataagtTTTTGTTCGATagtttttggttaaaatttcaGAAGTATAGGATTGCGAAATACATCCCTGATTATCAAGAAGGTACACTAACTGAATAccatcactatatattttagtttgtgaTTAAATACATTGGTAATTTGTAAGTAATACAAATCAAGCGAGTTTTGTTGTTGCAGGCAAGTTTGAGAAGGGATCTTGTTCCAAAGAGCTGTCTCAGCTTGACACAAAAACGTATGTTTCACTTCCTTTTTTCTGGGGTGCcaaaagtaatattttatttattactaaatatCCCTATGATTTTCCTCCATATAAGTCCAAAGTTAATGACACAATGGCTTACCGTAGCAATGACAACAACATACGATTAagattattcaaaaataataaaataatgagttgttaatgattttaattttttgtttgtttgatatCGTGGATGCAGAGGAGTGCAAATTAAAGAGGCACTCCAGCTTCAACTTGACGTTCAGCGACATCTTCATGAACAACTAGAGGTGAGTTacaatatgtacatatataacttagtttcttatttttaaCAAGTAAATTCATTCCAATGTTACAGTTTAAGTAGTAGTGTGTGGCATTGAGTGCTTATTCCAGTTCCTCCACTAAAGCATTCATGGAATTGATATAGGGATGCACTCGCAGTTTTTTCATAtctataactaaaataaaaactctAATTATCTTCATATCCTTctcacatatttttttaaaaaagtgaaaACGTGTTTTGTTTATAACTGTTGTGAAAACGTATTCTTCTcacatgtttgtttttttgtttgatttttttttgtagtcaaaacttttgtgtttgttttaaattagtctagtgtctttttttttccaataactttttttttgaaaaaagattagttgatattttagttttaaagtaAGAGACACTagctaatttttaaatattttatttttaaatataattttaaaaatctaaaacatctATCACTCAAATACGGGAAGAGCATTgttccataaaatattttaatatttaagctTGCAAGTTTGAATATCAAAACTTGTTTTAGAGAAATAATGAAGGCTTTCTAGTTTTGAGATTGTATATTTTtgatttcatatatttatattatcattCACCAACTAAACATACTAATCTACAGAAATACTTTTGGTTATTGATCATATCTTGATTAGATTCAAAGAAACCTGCAACTGAGAATCGAAGAACAAGGGAAACAATTGAAAATAATGATAGAGCAgcaacaaaaaacaaaagagtgtCTTCTCAAATCACCAAACGCCGAAGCATCATTGTCTCTCTCAGCTTCCGATCACTCTCCTCCGCCTTTCTCAATACAAGACGCCGAAGCACTGATGCTAACAACTTATGGAGACACTCAATTCCAATCAAAGATAAGCTGAACAATGAGAGATTGACTAAATAAAAAAGGCCTAATTAAAGCATGTTATTAACACTATTCGAAGTGGTGTAAAGTTATAAGAGTCGCGTAAAGAGAATGTCCAGAGTGCTACACACACTAACACTTGGAAACAGAATCAGGTACTTAAATGTGTGCAAGTGGTGTGTGATGGAGTATTAGTCATATATAGACTAATAGATGTGTGAGATTCTTAATTaagtatttgtttttaaaatattcacaTAAAGAGATAGCTTCTTAAATTAGTAACGCTACTTTTAACATTGTGCACCCCACATTTTATACTCTCACCTTTTAATATATTCTCCTTTGAATATTCAATTTCTTTTcatcttaattttttcttttttctcaaaGTAAACTTGATTGCTATCAAACACTGCATATTATGTTGAAAAAACTGATCATCGTCATGAGCTCATATTCAGGGGCGGATCTAGAGCATTATTAAGTATGGGGCACCTATTGTGAACAATGTTTAGTAAAggatatatatgatttttttggtcAATATGTGGATAAAGTTTAGAAAGTTTTCtcaagcaaaaataaaaatgagagTGGACAGTGCAAAACCTCAACTACATGTGTGTCCGCTCCTGTTCATAATAGCATATTGGCTTGATATATAAGAGCATCTCTAATGAAGGAATTCAGTTTAAGGAGTTCTAAATTTTACGGGAAACGTAATCTAAAATATCTGATATTTTAGTCTGACCTGGTCAGTTTTTGGAAAGAAAACCCTAGCCgtcaagagagagaaaaaaagagatttttCATAGTTTCAAGCCGATGATCGGAGGCTTTTTCAGCTCCGGCATCGGCTTGTTTAATTCGTTTTACATCTTTTTTTGGATCTGTTTTGTTTCCAGTCGCTGTTTTATTGccaatttattttgaatctggcgaggttttttattgttctttcgTATGCTTCTTCCAATTGGTTTGGAAAGACAAAACTTTCGGTTCAATTGAACTGTTTAGAAAAGTTAATTGACAAATCTACTGCGGATGGTAGCGACGGGTTTTACCGGCTTCAATCGTTGATGGTTCTTCATTCGATGGTGATGGAGTTCTTGCTGCAAACTATGGTTACTTCGAAAGGCAGCATGAAGTTCTATGGAACGGTAATTTCTTTGATTCTGATAATAGAGCAAAATAGAGAGTTGTCTTATCTCAATGGCTCCTACTGgagtaataaaaagagaatgacAATCGTTTTCAACTCACTCTGAAGCGTGGTGCTTTTGGATTAATATGAAGGTTATCTCCTTTGAGGTTCGTCTATTCCGGAAGCAAATATGAAccttttatatgaaaaatctttagtcatccatacgcaaaatagatgtgttagtttattttggatCCCTACTGGTGTATCCTTTTTTATGTTGTTTACTGGTTCTCATTGTTTAAaactttttggaaaaaaaaagatactttAGATTATATTTCTCGTAAAACTTAGAATTCCGCAAttacattacatatatatatatatatgtgcaaTTTTTTTGAAttccaaaactaaaattttTCTAGGCAGTTCATTCTTAGAGCATCAATATTGCAAGTTCTTTATGGTTTGGTctttagtatataatatatacatatatgtgtactAAGGACCAAACCATAAGGATCTAAGGATCTTGTCATTGAAAAAGCTCCACACTCAAATTAAAGAGATTGTATActattttgtgattaaaaactcTTATTTTTGTCTAAAGGCCCTGAAATATGAACTTTAAGCGCCTAAACCAAACAGATGATCAGTTCATTAGCAAATCATTCTGAGCCCGTCAAGAAAGAAAGCCTAACAGAATCCAGAAGAACTGAGTTAATACTAAATTTATTTGTTGACAAattaaacaaaccaaaaaaaattatattggagATCTTTATTTCTAATTTGAAAATACTCCCAAATTTGGTAAAATACAACGAGAACTCAAGTCACTGGTAAAAGTCaaatgaaaaaatcaaatattgaattaaaatatatctcaAAAATGAATTTGGAATATGATTATACACCTCTCTATCTCTTTTTGTCTTTTGGCTGTAAGTTAACTCAGAATAAATActaacaaatattattattagggTGAATTTGTGTAATagccaaattaaaaaaaaaaattaagaatatggCTATGATGTTGACATTATTAGATCTCCTAGCtttttcaccattttcttcCGGTTTTGTCCATTTGTAAAGCAAGTTGACGGTAAGATTATTGTTGTGGCGTTTATGATATCAACGTGTTGACTATAAtgtcattttataaatagaatagAACATGCTATAAATGACATAGTTCAcattaatgaaaattatttaaatatattatactatatatgtttACAATTAACAAATAGCATAAACATAACTTTTTTGACAGATAATTCAGCAATATATTACATGATTACTAACctctaaaagaaaatataaatcctTAACCCAAATATCAACATATGCAAATAGAATAGTAACAAACGAAAGTATGTCAAAATTTAAACGTTCTATTACATAACaccaaaatagtatagaa contains these protein-coding regions:
- the LOC108839939 gene encoding myb family transcription factor PHL5, with the translated sequence MDNINFESSNASQGSRLHLQPQPPQPFNLQDVNMNHYNQSSPWTSETFSGYTPYDCTSNQSFSVQCSSSKPYHALFPPYHHLSSDHPSVDQSQSMVPMQLLQNQYLKPFYQKSCANDFAATNTSSSSYSLSFDASQDPQELCRRTYSTSNVTQLDFSSSHHQAKQTHPRLSSPSFSTHGGSMAPNCGTVGNKTRIRWTQDLHEKFVECVNRLGGADKATPKAILKLMDSEGLTIFHVKSHLQKYRIAKYIPDYQEGKFEKGSCSKELSQLDTKTGVQIKEALQLQLDVQRHLHEQLEIQRNLQLRIEEQGKQLKIMIEQQQKTKECLLKSPNAEASLSLSASDHSPPPFSIQDAEALMLTTYGDTQFQSKIS